A region of the Mytilus galloprovincialis chromosome 1, xbMytGall1.hap1.1, whole genome shotgun sequence genome:
GGTCAAAGGTAAGTGTATTTGAACTAAATGTACAATGTGAAGTCAGTTTAAgaatgtgttgttttcaatattttacccCACTGGgttgatacctctgctggtgaactatcagtccccgaaggtatcatcagctcagtagtcagaacttcggtactaacatgatttaacaaactttactaaaattgtccgtttataaattttgaaattattaagaaacttaggtttcaactccctcaggcaaagttgacttaaGATGAATTTAgctatttattttagttttttttgacataaagctcttcaacggtttcagtacttatacatctttggatttaaaatgtttggctttgagcgttcctgatgaaggtaaatccagaaaagtgcttcggacaagaaattattaaacatgttgttttcaattttttattttttatccctGGTTAGATTTTGATCAACTTGGTATCAATATATACAATTCAATAGATGGATAAATTAGTGAAataagcaaaataaaaatatacccCCAGTCATATCATAAAATTGAATATGACTCCCCAAATGtaggttataaaaaaaattgacacctattccccccccccccccttgtgcTAATATTTATCAATGACTTAAACCATTAAACTTACACCATAATTGTTTTGTAGGATGACAACATGCACTTATAAAAAttaactacattttgtatttatattgattttacagaatttggaaacaacaaacaaatgttaattcatttaaaacataACCAACCTAGCCAGAAGCCAATACTTATAAATGTCGACCTCAGAGTAACAGAAAGTTATCCAGAACAAATACCAGATATAATAGTTAACAGTTCACAACTGACCCATGAAGTTCTAACAATTATACGTAAAGATGCTACAGAATGTGCTCACCAGAATCGAGGACAGGCTATGATTTTCGTAGTTTTATGTAGTATTCAGGACAACTTAGATAAACTGGTTGATGAACAATATTCTTTAAAGGTACCAGAGGAAGACGAAACAGGAGATGTGTGGAATTGTTTGCTGTTACTTGATCATATGAGAGCTAAATCTAAATACATTAAAACTATTCACAAGTGGACACAAGAACTTGATCTTAAGGGGAGACTACTGTTCTATGGGAAACTTATCCTTATATTACTGCAGGGTCAACATGTAAACATTAAGgtaacatttaatttcattttaaacccaCACTGAATTTGCTTAAACATTTTTACAGttacatgaatatgtatataaatcATTTGAAACCTGATTTGTATTGAGCTACTTGGTGGTtatgttttggtctttttaccTCGTAGGACCAGTGCTTTGCACATAATTTATCATCCAACATTGTAGTTTTTCAAcgtgtttaaaaaatgttaatcgtaatctgtttttttttttaatattaatatttagctgatgtttattttatagtaatgtacatgtattcaCAGATAACTATTAATCAAAATCATAGTTGAAATATAATTAACCTAAATGGGCActtgaaaaatatttctcctaTATTGTCAGTGATACATTTTTactggtggtggtggtggtggtgttggggggggggggacttaTCTGTGACCACTTCCTTGCCCCCTCCCCATATCCACAAAAAACATAGTGTCTCCTCACAAAAACAGCACTTGCCTgagaaataacataaatttattttctaaaaaagttaaatttttacaataaaaattctCAGCTTTTATCATTTAAAGAAACCCCTTACAAACAGTAATAAGAAGTTCTTTCCCATAATagcaaacattaaaatgtatactGGAGAATGAATTAGTACTGTTTGGCTTTAGTTTGTAGTTTGACAGTACAACAACTAAAACCATGGACTTGTAAACAATTTTTTCTTGAAACTGGACATTTTATACAGACCTTATGCAACAGTTGTTAGGTATAGGCATAAGTATAGACAGATTTACATTATTTACCTAAAATATCTCTGAATGAACATTGATCTTGCTCTGACTAATCGTCTGATGTCATGCAACAATATATGAGGGTGGTAatggggtaccttcatgacaaataatggtaaaaattcttgccaaatgacgttaacggtaatttttggtgcatgatgaCAACATGTACCCTTTCTTTAAGACGATTACAAAAATtactgattttgacgaatcacgttaaTTTTTTCCAAAAGTAACGATAaagatattttgacgaatcacggtaaaataTTAACCAATTTGACACTAACGGTAGCTGAAAATAACCAtttgacgcctgacggtaaaGGCCATTACTACCCTCATATACTTTGAATTTTGACATCAATTTTTATacacccaaaaaaataaaattaaaatttttggtcatatattggtatcacatcatCGTCATAAACAGAAGACAGATgatttccagataataactttagtataagtaaatggaaatcaattaaattttaatacaaggttaataaccactaaaggaaggttgggattgattttggggttttggtcccaacagtttcggatccaaaattaaactttgtttgatttcatcaagaaTTGAATTATTGGTGTTCTAAAATATGCCGAATctaccatgtatttagattcttaattttggtcctgacctgttttcaaattggtctacattaaagtccaaagggtccaaaattaaactaagtttgatttttaaaaaattgaattcttagggtttttcgatatgctgaatctgaacatgtacttagatttttgattatgggcccagttttcaagttggttcaaaattaaactttgtttgatttaaaaaaaaaatgaatatatggggttctttgaaaatctgaatctaaccatgttttttttaaagatttttgatatttgggccctgttatcaaattggtccacattgagctCTAAAGGGTCCAAagttgaactttatttgatttcatcaaaaattgaattctgtgGGTTCTtggatatgctgaatctaaccatgtatttagattttggatattggactataaaaggtaaatgtccaatttaaattatttaagttctttgaccacattcattctgtgtcacaaacctatgctgtgtcaactatttaatcacaatccaaattcagagctgtatcaagcttgaatgttgagTCCTTACTTgtccaaactgttcagggttcaacctctgtggtcatATCAAACTGGGGCCTGcagaacattttattttaaataattgggATGCAAAATCTTGCAAGAGCTTGTGTTAATTTAAGAAATGGCagaaaaatttacataaaaagtaTAAATTGTATGTCTATTGCTTGGGTAAACAGCTAAATTTGGGTGTCTTTATCTATTGTTAACCAAAGTACCTTGGGAGCATTATTAAAATCAATCTCATTTTATAAggactttttttatgttttaggaCTATTTAATCAGACATCGAAGTGTAAATGTTGATGTTGATTCACACGGAAGGAGTTGTAAAGAGAGAATGATGACTGTTATATGTGAAGAGAAGGCCACAGGTAGCAAAAGGTATGGTTCCAATGATAATTATTCAGAGGAAATGCTCTCAGTGCTattatcaatgtaaatatataataagataCATATATTCTTGCAATACGTTTATAGTTATGTCAAATATATAACTCCATATTGGAAAAGCCAAATGTTAATGATTTAGACAAACAGATGTGAATGGCTAACAAAATGATTAAATTCTACAGCTTGAAGTGAAAGATATATACTTTATCGTGTCCCCTTTTGTCAAAATTACCTAGCACAATGTAG
Encoded here:
- the LOC143057058 gene encoding RWD domain-containing protein 3-like isoform X1, which codes for MDFEVVSHEKPITETGKRRLLVYFRYFTISLTNIDEYNLPVSSVHFVIQQVSSEAHLYQHYGMSELDEEIQSLKSFYCQPGEFAVKEFGNNKQMLIHLKHNQPSQKPILINVDLRVTESYPEQIPDIIVNSSQLTHEVLTIIRKDATECAHQNRGQAMIFVVLCSIQDNLDKLVDEQYSLKVPEEDETGDVWNCLLLLDHMRAKSKYIKTIHKWTQELDLKGRLLFYGKLILILLQGQHVNIKDYLIRHRSVNVDVDSHGRSCKERMMTVICEEKATGSKRFPDFTVVEYALKEDLVKLFSDFDLSTLYCNYIKDVYL
- the LOC143057058 gene encoding RWD domain-containing protein 3-like isoform X2; translated protein: MIDEFFQVTDELESGLLDFSRHYGMSELDEEIQSLKSFYCQPGEFAVKEFGNNKQMLIHLKHNQPSQKPILINVDLRVTESYPEQIPDIIVNSSQLTHEVLTIIRKDATECAHQNRGQAMIFVVLCSIQDNLDKLVDEQYSLKVPEEDETGDVWNCLLLLDHMRAKSKYIKTIHKWTQELDLKGRLLFYGKLILILLQGQHVNIKDYLIRHRSVNVDVDSHGRSCKERMMTVICEEKATGSKRFPDFTVVEYALKEDLVKLFSDFDLSTLYCNYIKDVYL
- the LOC143057058 gene encoding RWD domain-containing protein 3-like isoform X3: MYYCTRANGPGFLNRHYGMSELDEEIQSLKSFYCQPGEFAVKEFGNNKQMLIHLKHNQPSQKPILINVDLRVTESYPEQIPDIIVNSSQLTHEVLTIIRKDATECAHQNRGQAMIFVVLCSIQDNLDKLVDEQYSLKVPEEDETGDVWNCLLLLDHMRAKSKYIKTIHKWTQELDLKGRLLFYGKLILILLQGQHVNIKDYLIRHRSVNVDVDSHGRSCKERMMTVICEEKATGSKRFPDFTVVEYALKEDLVKLFSDFDLSTLYCNYIKDVYL
- the LOC143057058 gene encoding RWD domain-containing protein 3-like isoform X4, with the protein product MSELDEEIQSLKSFYCQPGEFAVKEFGNNKQMLIHLKHNQPSQKPILINVDLRVTESYPEQIPDIIVNSSQLTHEVLTIIRKDATECAHQNRGQAMIFVVLCSIQDNLDKLVDEQYSLKVPEEDETGDVWNCLLLLDHMRAKSKYIKTIHKWTQELDLKGRLLFYGKLILILLQGQHVNIKDYLIRHRSVNVDVDSHGRSCKERMMTVICEEKATGSKRFPDFTVVEYALKEDLVKLFSDFDLSTLYCNYIKDVYL